The Aphis gossypii isolate Hap1 chromosome 3, ASM2018417v2, whole genome shotgun sequence genome includes a region encoding these proteins:
- the LOC114119368 gene encoding probable ATP-dependent RNA helicase DDX23 gives MDNSKNSSASPTPVSKSEKKEPLSLEELLAKKKAEELARSKPVFLTKEQRAAEALRKRQEESELVKKKQEEERKKRLEFLHQADGGHGSNNHRDDRDRDREHHRDRDRDRDRERERDKEHDRRERERKRDKKEEPEDKEQYKDKEKEQEAIRERYLGLTKKKRRVRRLNDRKFVFDWDASEDTSIDYNALYKERHQVQFFGRGNVAGIDIKAQKKDQSKFYGELMEKRRTEAEKEQEKVRLKKVKRKEDKQKWDDRHWSEKELDEMTERDWRIFREDYNITIKGGRIPEPIRKWKESTIKSEIMDIIEKVGYKDPTPIQRQAIPIGFQNRDIIGVAETGSGKTLAYLIPLIEWIQSLPKMERMEDVDQGPYSIILAPTRELAQQIEEETLKFGQPLGIRTVVVVGGLSREEQGFRLRLGCEIVIATPGRLIDVLENRYLVLNQCTYIVLDEADRMIDMGFEPDVQKILEYMPVTNLKPDNEDAEDESKLLANYYSKKKYRQTVMFTATMPPAVERLARTYLRRPAVVYIGSIGKPVERTEQIVHMMSENDKRKRLVEILSRKVDPPIIIFVNQKKGADVLAKGLEKLGYNACTLHGGKGQEQREFALASLKGGQKDILVATDVVGRGIDIKDVSMVINYDMAKSIEDYTHRIGRTGRAGKTGVAISFLTKDDSPLFYDLKQVIQASPVSTCPPELANHPEAQHKPGTVMMPKKRREEKIFA, from the exons ATGGACAATAGCAAAAACTCTTCGGCCAGTCCGACGCCAGTGTCGAAGTCGGAGAAAAAGGAACCTCTGTCGCTTGAAGAACTTTTGGCGAAGAAAAAAGCTGAGGAATTGGCCAGAAGCAAG CCTGTGTTTTTGACAAAAGAACAACGAGCCGCCGAAGCCCTGCGAAAGAGACAAGAGGAAAGCGAACTAGTGAAAAAAAAGCAAGAGGAGGAACGCAAGAAACGCTTAGAGTTCTTGCACCAAGCAGATGGTGGACATGGCAGTAATAACCACAGGGACGATCG GGATCGTGACAGAGAGCATCATCGAGACAGAGATCGTGATCGAGACCGTGAACGCGAAAGGGATAAAGAACATGACCGCAGGGAACGAGAACGCAAGAGAGATAAAAAAGAAGAACCTGAAGACAAGGAACAGTATAAAGACAAAGAGAAAGAGCAGGAAGCCATACGGGAACGTTATTTaggtttaacaaaaaaaaaacgacgtGTTCGTCGGTTGAATGatagaaaatttgtttttgattggGACGCGTCTGAAGATACTTCAATTGATTATAATGCTCTATACAAGGAGCGTCATCAAGTACAGTTCTTTGGTCGTGGTAATGTAGCAGGTATTGACATTAAAGCACAAAAAAAAGATCAGTCCAAGTTTTATGGTGAACTCATGGAAAAACGTAGAACTGAAGCAGAGAAGGAGCAAGAAAAGGTGAGgctgaaaaaagtaaaacgaaAAGAAGATAAACAGAAATGGGACGACCGACATTGGTCAGAGAAAGAATTGGATGAAATGACTGAGAGGGATTGGAGAATATTTAGAGaggactataatataactattaaag gaGGTAGAATACCAGAACCTATTCGTAAATGGAAGGAGTCTACAATTAAAAGTGAGATCATGGACATCATTGAAAAAGTTGGTTACAAGGATCCTACACCTATTCAACGACAAGCTATTCCAATTGGTTTTCaa aatcgTGACATTATTGGTGTTGCTGAAACTGGTTCTGGTAAAACTTTGGCTTACCTCATACCGCTTATTGAATGGATTCAGTCCTTACCTAAAATGGAAAGAATGGAAGATGTTGATCaa ggtccttattcaattatattggCACCAACCCGTGAATTAGCTCAACAGATAGAAgaagaaactttaaaattcgGACAGCCATTAGGTATTAGAACCGTAGTTGTTGTTGGTGGCTTGTCTAGAGAAGAACAAGGATTTAGATTACGATTAGGATGTGAA ATTGTTATTGCAACACCGGGTCGTTTGATTGATGTTCTGGAAAACAGATATTTAGTTTTGAATCAATGCACATATATAGTGTTAGATGAAGCTGATAGGATGATAGACATGGGTTTTGAACCAGATGTGCAAAAGATTTTGGAGTACATGCCAGTGACCAATTTGAAACCAGATAATGAAGATGCTGAAGATGAGTCCAAATTgttagcaaattattattccaaaaaaaaatatagacag ACTGTGATGTTTACGGCTACCATGCCTCCAGCAGTGGAACGTTTGGCTCGAACATATTTACGTCGTCCTGCTGTCGTTTACATTGGATCCATTGGTAAACCTGTAGAACGTACAGAACAAATAGTCCACATGATGAGTGAAAACGATAAGCGTAAAAGACTTGTTGAAATCCTCAGTCGTAAAGTTGATCcaccaattattatatttgtcaacCAAAAGAAAGGTGCCGATGTGTTGGCTAAGGGTCTGGAGAAACTTggg TATAACGCATGTACACTTCATGGTGGTAAAGGACAAGAACAGAGAGAGTTTGCTCTGGCAAGTCTTAAAGGGGGTCAAAAAGATATCTTGGTTGCAACTGATGTGGTCGGTCGTGGTATTGATATTAAAGATGTGTCTATGGTTATCAATTATGATATGGCTAAATCCATTGAAG ATTATACTCATCGTATTGGACGTACGGGTCGTGCTGGAAAGACTGGAGTggcaatttcatttttaacaaaagatGATTCACCATTGTTTTATGATCTCAAACAAGTTATACAAGCGAGCCCAGTTTCTACTTGTCCTCCAGAGTTAGCAAATCATCCAGAAGCACAACATAAACCTGGCACTGTAATGATGCCCAAAAAGAGACGAGAAGAGAAAATTTTtgcttaa